A window of Mangifera indica cultivar Alphonso chromosome 13, CATAS_Mindica_2.1, whole genome shotgun sequence contains these coding sequences:
- the LOC123194499 gene encoding class V chitinase-like has protein sequence MASKTILSCSLLFLLQFQFSAGQNVVKAAYWYSGSEYAVSEIDSSLFTHLFCAFADLNPETNQVTISAANQARFSTFTATVQLKNLSVKTLLSIGGGGGDAIKTAFASMASQASSRKSFIDSSIQLARNNNFHGLDIDWEYPANAQEMANFGSLLNEWRAAVAVEATSSGKPALLLSAAVSYSSNYFGVVNPVQAISNSLDWINVMAYDFYYYSDSGRITGPPAALYSPGTQISGDAGITAWIQAGLSPEKIVLGFPYFGHSLELADANNHGFWAPTSGLVNGGATGYKQIKQFIAENSATHVYNATVVSDYCYSGTTWIVYDDTQSISTKVNYAKGKSLLGYFAWHIANDGNWALSRLASQTWDENEQSSYRGYMLRNKDY, from the exons ATGGCTTCAAAAACTATCCTCTCCtgcagccttctttttcttctccaattCCAGTTCTCTGCTGGCCAAAATGTCGTCAAAGCTGCTTACTGGTATTCCGGCAGTGAATACGCCGTTTCCGAAATCGATTCCTCTCTGTTCACTCACCTCTTCTGTGCTTTCGCCGATCTCAATCCTGAAACCAACCAGGTTACCATCTCAGCTGCAAACCAGGCCCGATTCTCCACCTTTACCGCAACAGTCCAACTGAAGAACCTTTCTGTCAAAACCCTCTTATCCATTGGCGGCGGCGGTGGGGACGCAATTAAAACCGCTTTTGCTTCTATGGCTAGCCAGGCTAGTTCAAGAAAATCATTCATCGATTCTTCGATACAATTGGCGAGAAACAACAACTTCCATGGCCTTGACATTGACTGGGAGTACCCAGCAAACGCTCAGGAAATGGCTAATTTCGGTTCCCTTCTCAACGAGTGGCGTGCAGCCGTTGCGGTGGAGGCTACAAGCTCCGGCAAGCCAGCTTTGCTTCTCTCCGCCGCAGTTTCCTACTCTTCAAACTATTTCGGTGTCGTCAACCCAGTCCAGGCCATTTCGAACAGCCTGGATTGGATCAATGTGATGGCCTACGACTTCTATTACTATTCCGATTCCGGAAGAATCACCGGACCCCCGGCTGCTTTATACAGTCCCGGAACCCAAATCAGCGGAGATGCAGGAATCACGGCCTGGATTCAGGCTGGTTTGTCACCTGAAAAAATAGTCCTGGGATTTCCTTACTTTGGCCATTCATTGGAGCTTGCCGATGCCAATAACCATGGCTTTTGGGCGCCGACAAGTGGATTGGTGAACGGCGGAGCCACTGGGTACAAGCAAATCAAGCAATTTATAGCTGAAAATAGTGCGACCCATGTGTACAATGCCACTGTTGTTTCGGACTATTGCTATTCCGGAACAACCTGGATTGTTTATGATGATACTCAGAGTATTTCTACCAAGGTGAACTATGCCAAGGGGAAAAGCTTGCTTGGTTACTTTGCTTGGCACATTGCCAATGATGGTAACTGGGCTCTCTCTCGTCTTG CTTCACAGACATGGGATGAGAATGAGCAATCTTCATACAGAGGATATATGTTGAGGAATAAAGATTACTGA